One genomic region from Xiphophorus couchianus chromosome 21, X_couchianus-1.0, whole genome shotgun sequence encodes:
- the LOC114136912 gene encoding cystatin-A5-like produces the protein MAGRIGKWTEIKPATEETQKICDMLKSDTEKKWTKQSYEIFKAIEYRVQPVAGTNFLIKVHAGGSEYLHIYAYQSSLKRGEIKTLLKRVEKHKEGDPLEPIRPLD, from the exons ATGGCAGGAAGGATCGGAAAATGGACAGAGATAAAGCCTGCCACGGAAGAAACTCAGAAGATCTGTGACATG CTGAAGAGCGACACAGAGAAAAAGTGGACCAAACAGAGCTATGAAATATTTAAGGCCATTGAATACAGGGTGCAACCAGTGGCAGGAACAAACTTTCTCATCAAG GTTCATGCAGGAGGAAGTGAATACCTCCATATTTATGCCTACCAAAGCTCTCTAAAAAGGGGAGAGATTAAAACTTTACTTAAGAGggtagaaaaacacaaagaaggagATCCTCTGGAGCCCATCAGACCTTTGGACTGA
- the LOC114136505 gene encoding uncharacterized protein LOC114136505 isoform X1 — MTRPKFRPCTQCQTPNQANRKSCVACHQSLYTKKKIKEKFQTFNDQWRETVLKNRNVSRIMDSAEIAVRKLHALGYKPILFFAKEDKSSSKWVADAITLLEPTATTNNFLEKMQRAYEFLLPEATSVPVQPDTSTEQQVFSPKEQWADEKAENLVYEPTETIAEEEPVIVLDLVPVSPRIVPSSPAFQKKKRARSTSPPASPPTLPSVSPIDQPNQHSYKSPAAHAISLSQGGLFENKKRKGCRKCSRQKVFLFDSITGHRTNAGKEEVKIHWLPCSACGKIWDDTWEPASEFTHVAVPQELLPSDSKQVLP, encoded by the exons ATGACACGCCCCAAATTCAGGCCATGCACACAGTGTCAAACGCCCAATcaggcaaacagaaaaagttgtgTCGCCTGCCACCAGAGTctttacaccaaaaaaaaaataaaagaaaagtttcagaCATTCAATGATCAGTGGAgggaaacagttttaaaaaacagaaatgtttcccGCATAATGGATTCTGCGGAAATTGCA GTTCGCAAACTTCATGCTTTAGGCTACAagcctattttattttttgctaaggAAGATAAGTCTTCAAGCAAGTGGGTAGCAGATGCAATTACTCTTTTGGAGCCCACTGCTACTACAAATAATTTTCTTGAGAAGATGCAAAGGGCTTATGAATTTCTCCTCCCTGAAG CCACGTCTGTACCAGTGCAGCCCGACACCTCCACGGAACAGCAGGTTTTTTCACCCAAAGAGCAGTGGGCTGATGAAAAAGCTGAGAACCTGGTCTATGAACCAACAGAGACCATAGCTGAGGAAGAGCCTGTGATTGTGCTTGATCTGGTTCCTGTTTCTCCTCGTATTGTTCCTTCTTCTCCGGCTttccagaagaagaaaagagccAGAAGCACCTCTCCACCTGCCTCTCCTCCTACTCTGCCATCTGTCTCTCCCATAGACCAGCCAAACCAACATTCATATAAATCGCCTGCTGCCCATGCCATCTCGTTAAGTCAGGGTGGCCTATTTGAAAATAAGAAGAGAAAGG GTTGCCGGAAATGTAGCAGACAAAAGGTGTTCCTGTTTGACTCAATCACTGGGCATAGGACTAATGCG GGCAAAGAGGAAGTAAAAATTCATTGGTTGCCCTGCTCTGCTTG CGGGAAAATCTGGGATGACACCTGGGAACCTGCAAGTGAATTCACACATGTTGCTGTCCCCCAAGAGCTTCTTCCTTCAGACAGCAAACAAGTCCTTCCATGA
- the LOC114136505 gene encoding uncharacterized protein LOC114136505 isoform X2, which translates to MQRAYEFLLPEATSVPVQPDTSTEQQVFSPKEQWADEKAENLVYEPTETIAEEEPVIVLDLVPVSPRIVPSSPAFQKKKRARSTSPPASPPTLPSVSPIDQPNQHSYKSPAAHAISLSQGGLFENKKRKGCRKCSRQKVFLFDSITGHRTNAGKEEVKIHWLPCSACGKIWDDTWEPASEFTHVAVPQELLPSDSKQVLP; encoded by the exons ATGCAAAGGGCTTATGAATTTCTCCTCCCTGAAG CCACGTCTGTACCAGTGCAGCCCGACACCTCCACGGAACAGCAGGTTTTTTCACCCAAAGAGCAGTGGGCTGATGAAAAAGCTGAGAACCTGGTCTATGAACCAACAGAGACCATAGCTGAGGAAGAGCCTGTGATTGTGCTTGATCTGGTTCCTGTTTCTCCTCGTATTGTTCCTTCTTCTCCGGCTttccagaagaagaaaagagccAGAAGCACCTCTCCACCTGCCTCTCCTCCTACTCTGCCATCTGTCTCTCCCATAGACCAGCCAAACCAACATTCATATAAATCGCCTGCTGCCCATGCCATCTCGTTAAGTCAGGGTGGCCTATTTGAAAATAAGAAGAGAAAGG GTTGCCGGAAATGTAGCAGACAAAAGGTGTTCCTGTTTGACTCAATCACTGGGCATAGGACTAATGCG GGCAAAGAGGAAGTAAAAATTCATTGGTTGCCCTGCTCTGCTTG CGGGAAAATCTGGGATGACACCTGGGAACCTGCAAGTGAATTCACACATGTTGCTGTCCCCCAAGAGCTTCTTCCTTCAGACAGCAAACAAGTCCTTCCATGA
- the LOC114137095 gene encoding cystatin-A-like, with product MSKGILVGGWEDPRPADGEISMLSSWMWNISEATTNRKFNEFKAVEYRTQVVAGVNYVIKVQVGENNFIHLQIFRSPLMGNTIEIKFEGAQDGYKRDDPLEPFTPFV from the exons ATGAGTAAAGGAATATTGGTTGGAGGTTGGGAAGACCCCAGGCCCGCTGATGGGGAAATTTCTATGCTTTCTAGTTGG ATGTGGAACATTTCAGAGGCAACAACCAACAGAAAGTTTAATGAATTCAAAGCAGTTGAATACCGGACACAAGTTGTGGCAGGTGTAAACTATGTCATCAAG GTTCAGGTGGGAGAAAACAATTTCATCCACCTGCAGATCTTCCGAAGCCCTCTGATGGGGAACACAATTGAAATCAAATTTGAGGGAGCACAGGACGGCTACAAACGAGATGATCCTCTCGAACCGTTCACGCCCTTCGTCTAA